The Vicinamibacterales bacterium DNA window ACATGAACAGCAAGTACAAGGAGACGAGCGAGGCGGGGCTGGCCCTGTCTGTCACGCTCTGCTGACATGCGCACGTCAACGATCGTCGTGGCCTTGCTCGGAGTGTTGTGTGCCGGACTTGCGTTCGGCGCCGACAAGAAAGTCATCATGCCGCCGGGGGCCAAGCCTGGCGGCAACTACAGTCCGGGCATTCTGATTGACGGGACGCTCTACATTTCGGGTCAGGGCGGCGAAGACGCCGCGGGAAAGATTCCCGGCGACTTCGATGCTGAAGTGAAGCAGAGTCTCGACAATATCGGAGCGGTCCTACAAGCGGCGGGCATGACGGCGGCCGACGTC harbors:
- a CDS encoding RidA family protein translates to MRTSTIVVALLGVLCAGLAFGADKKVIMPPGAKPGGNYSPGILIDGTLYISGQGGEDAAGKIPGDFDAEVKQSLDNIGAVLQAAGMTAADVVSVQVYLTDGAKFPRMNAVYTSYFKDPRPTRTTVVVAKLVGPGNVEITVTARK